In one Flammeovirga yaeyamensis genomic region, the following are encoded:
- a CDS encoding RagB/SusD family nutrient uptake outer membrane protein yields MRNIYKAVILATTLALATSCSDDYLDRQPSDSISKTQLLSTPEGAEVALNGVYRNMYKGQNDSHDSFGETAVNIGNDIKGEDLYPASRGHNYFIGDYNWQSRLASYRRPYFVWYYYYGNIANLNEVINATENMNGDQDQIDNVRGQALTLRGYFYFKLVQMYQFTYKGHENAPGVPLYTEPSVAETTPKDRATVQEVYDQVLSDLAEGQKLLKGKTPKHISNVDEHVADGILARVYLVINDWDNAAKYASAARSGFDLLPGSKYSYGFSKGSKSDGWIWGMEVNAEQKTTYNSFFSHMDNTAYNYASLGAQKCMSKVLYDQLGDDDVRKALVVDPNNISDDKPYTEVPYMYNKFVMEEPSTWAADYVLMRAEEMLLIEAEAKAELGQDAAAATLLQELVAQRDASKDVSSLTGDALKQEIDLQRRVELWGEGHRMLDILRKKIGLDRTNSSHDEVLAAVMKTDPEDYRMLLQIPQEEFDANPNIKIQNK; encoded by the coding sequence ATGAGAAATATATATAAAGCAGTAATCCTAGCAACAACATTAGCCTTGGCTACATCTTGTTCAGACGATTACTTAGACCGTCAGCCTTCAGATTCCATATCGAAGACACAATTGTTATCCACGCCAGAAGGGGCTGAGGTAGCCTTAAACGGTGTGTATAGAAATATGTATAAAGGCCAAAACGATAGTCATGATAGTTTTGGTGAAACAGCGGTGAATATAGGTAATGATATCAAAGGAGAGGATTTATATCCTGCTTCTCGAGGTCACAATTACTTTATTGGCGATTACAATTGGCAATCGAGATTAGCCTCTTACCGACGTCCTTACTTTGTTTGGTACTACTACTATGGCAACATCGCCAATTTAAATGAGGTAATTAATGCCACTGAAAACATGAATGGAGATCAAGATCAAATTGATAATGTTCGTGGTCAAGCATTAACATTGAGAGGGTACTTCTATTTTAAATTGGTACAAATGTATCAGTTTACTTATAAAGGTCATGAAAATGCTCCTGGAGTCCCTTTATATACAGAACCATCTGTAGCAGAAACAACTCCAAAAGATAGAGCAACAGTTCAAGAGGTATATGATCAGGTATTGTCTGATTTAGCAGAAGGACAAAAGTTACTGAAAGGGAAAACTCCAAAACATATTTCTAATGTCGATGAACATGTCGCTGATGGTATTCTTGCCAGAGTTTATTTAGTAATAAATGATTGGGATAATGCCGCCAAATATGCAAGTGCTGCAAGAAGTGGGTTTGACCTTTTACCAGGAAGTAAATACAGTTATGGTTTCTCAAAAGGAAGTAAATCTGACGGTTGGATTTGGGGAATGGAAGTGAATGCGGAACAGAAAACTACCTACAATTCCTTCTTTTCTCATATGGATAATACGGCTTATAACTATGCTTCTTTAGGTGCACAAAAGTGTATGAGTAAAGTATTATATGATCAATTAGGGGATGATGATGTTCGTAAGGCGTTGGTAGTAGATCCTAATAATATATCTGATGACAAACCTTACACAGAAGTCCCTTACATGTACAATAAATTTGTGATGGAGGAACCGTCAACTTGGGCTGCAGATTATGTTTTAATGCGAGCAGAAGAAATGTTATTAATAGAAGCTGAAGCGAAAGCAGAATTAGGTCAAGATGCCGCCGCTGCCACTTTACTTCAAGAATTAGTGGCACAAAGAGATGCTAGTAAAGATGTTTCTTCCTTAACAGGAGATGCACTAAAACAAGAAATTGATTTACAGAGAAGAGTTGAACTATGGGGTGAAGGCCACAGAATGCTCGATATCTTAAGAAAGAAAATTGGTTTGGATAGAACAAATTCTAGTCACGATGAAGTATTAGCTGCTGTAATGAAAACTGATCCAGAAGATTACAGAATGTTATTACAGATTCCACAAGAAGAATTTGATGCTAATCCAAATATAAAAATACAGAATAAGTAG
- a CDS encoding SusC/RagA family TonB-linked outer membrane protein yields the protein MLNFKQLQSIILLSLGIVASAWAQERQITGQVTEETGEPIPGVTVLLKGTTKGSITDIDGKYHIQSSNDQDVLVFSFVGYQSKEIPVGGQSTINVALPVDTEELDEVVVIGYGTSEKSAFTGSATMVDAGQVENIQTSNPVAGLEGTVPGLSMTGITGQPGSSPNINIRGFSSINQSQSPLIILDGTPYDGPLNAINPKDIESFSVLKDASGTAIYGSRATNGIIMITTKNGKNNKPTINFSARYGVSQRAFKEYDRVDEKGYYELMFQAYKNDIQAADPNASEADIRDYVKHNLIDKELKYNAYNVPNNEVLDENGHLNPNAKLLYSDDWQKEMFGTAKRQEYNLSINGGNENSDYFISTGYLNEEGIVNNSGFEKLTTRVKANTDVKPWLKVGANLNYAYTKSRSIGATKTSMANPFYTTRIMGPIYPVYARDAQGNIINDDQGNRMYDFGSGETLGQTRPFAPMTNVVAVNQLDVNGYKRHNLGARGFISIDFLKDFNFKSNISTDIIYTNSGRTQNKEFGDASAVGGRSYKTNSLGQSYTFNQVLTYHKQIADRHGVNVTLGHENYKYSYDYLHATRSGYPISGLTELAAASNTENANSYINEHAIESYFGRVGYNFDQKYFVDASFRKDGSSRFSKQSRWGSFWSLGASWRVSEENFMQDVSWVNDLKLRASYGVVGNEGVTDDDGNQVYYPWDALYDMSYSNASANGGKLTSLSNPNLMWEKNVSTNLAVDFALFNRLSGTVEYYIRDSKDLIMDQPLAPSLGFNSVTKNVGAIRNKGIEISLSYDAIKAPSGFNWTVGFIGSKVYNEITELSQDQFINGTKLWKVGNSIYDFYLVDYAGVDPQTGDALYWRNVMDAEGNPTGEREKTTDYDGALNDSRKVVGSAIPDFQGSINNMFSYKGFDLSILATFSLGGKIYDNTYANLMMPSYGQAMSTDLHGAWQKPGDITDIPRLEARDDSNVNKRSSRFLTDATYFGIRNITLGYTFQPNLVKKLKVGSMRTYITADNIWYSTQRQGLYINPARSGITSYNYVPVRTISVGLDLTL from the coding sequence ATGTTAAATTTCAAGCAACTTCAATCTATCATCTTGCTTTCTCTGGGCATAGTTGCAAGTGCATGGGCGCAAGAGAGGCAAATAACAGGTCAGGTGACCGAAGAAACAGGCGAACCAATACCAGGCGTAACTGTTTTACTTAAAGGAACCACTAAAGGATCAATTACAGATATTGATGGTAAATACCATATTCAATCATCAAATGATCAGGATGTTTTAGTATTTAGTTTTGTTGGTTATCAAAGCAAAGAAATACCAGTAGGAGGCCAATCTACAATTAATGTGGCACTGCCGGTTGATACTGAAGAATTAGACGAGGTAGTAGTTATTGGTTATGGCACGTCCGAAAAGAGTGCTTTTACAGGTTCTGCAACAATGGTAGATGCAGGACAAGTAGAAAATATCCAAACATCCAATCCTGTTGCAGGGTTAGAAGGAACCGTACCGGGTTTATCTATGACAGGAATTACAGGTCAACCAGGTTCTTCTCCAAATATCAATATCCGTGGTTTTTCTTCCATTAACCAATCTCAATCACCTTTGATTATCTTGGATGGCACACCGTACGACGGACCTCTTAACGCTATTAACCCTAAAGATATTGAATCATTTTCTGTACTAAAAGATGCTTCAGGTACAGCAATTTATGGTTCTAGAGCTACAAATGGTATTATTATGATTACCACAAAGAATGGTAAAAATAATAAACCAACCATCAACTTTTCAGCAAGATATGGAGTCTCTCAACGTGCATTTAAAGAGTACGATAGAGTAGATGAAAAAGGATATTATGAGTTGATGTTCCAAGCCTATAAGAATGACATTCAAGCGGCAGATCCAAACGCTTCGGAAGCAGATATTAGAGATTATGTAAAGCATAATTTAATTGATAAAGAACTAAAATATAATGCTTACAATGTTCCTAATAACGAGGTATTAGACGAAAATGGCCACTTAAATCCAAATGCTAAATTATTGTATTCTGATGATTGGCAAAAGGAAATGTTCGGTACGGCTAAACGTCAGGAGTATAACTTATCAATTAACGGTGGTAATGAAAATTCAGACTATTTTATCTCCACAGGATATTTAAACGAAGAAGGTATAGTAAACAACTCTGGTTTCGAAAAATTAACGACTAGAGTAAAAGCCAATACAGATGTGAAACCTTGGTTGAAAGTTGGAGCAAATTTAAACTATGCTTATACGAAATCAAGATCGATTGGTGCAACAAAAACCTCTATGGCTAATCCATTCTATACCACACGTATAATGGGTCCTATTTATCCAGTTTATGCAAGAGATGCACAAGGTAATATTATCAATGACGATCAGGGTAATAGAATGTATGATTTTGGATCTGGTGAAACTCTTGGTCAGACAAGACCATTTGCTCCAATGACTAACGTTGTAGCAGTGAATCAATTGGATGTAAACGGATACAAAAGACATAACTTAGGAGCGAGAGGTTTTATTAGTATTGATTTCTTAAAAGATTTCAATTTTAAATCGAATATCTCTACAGATATCATTTATACTAATTCTGGAAGAACACAGAACAAAGAATTTGGTGATGCATCTGCAGTGGGCGGTAGATCATACAAAACAAATTCTTTAGGACAATCTTATACATTTAACCAAGTATTAACCTATCACAAACAGATTGCCGACCGTCATGGTGTGAACGTGACTTTAGGACATGAGAATTATAAATATTCATATGATTATCTACATGCCACAAGATCTGGGTATCCTATTTCTGGTTTAACAGAATTGGCAGCGGCATCGAATACAGAAAATGCCAATTCATATATTAACGAACATGCTATTGAGTCCTACTTTGGTAGAGTAGGTTATAACTTTGATCAAAAGTATTTTGTGGATGCTTCCTTCCGTAAAGATGGATCGTCAAGATTTAGTAAACAGTCAAGATGGGGATCGTTCTGGTCGTTAGGAGCTTCTTGGAGAGTGTCTGAAGAAAACTTTATGCAAGATGTTTCTTGGGTAAATGATCTAAAATTAAGAGCTTCTTACGGTGTTGTTGGTAACGAGGGTGTAACTGATGATGATGGAAATCAAGTGTATTATCCATGGGATGCCTTATATGATATGAGCTATTCTAATGCCTCTGCAAATGGAGGCAAGTTAACTTCTTTATCTAATCCAAATTTGATGTGGGAGAAAAACGTATCTACCAACTTAGCAGTTGATTTTGCACTATTCAATAGACTAAGTGGTACTGTAGAATACTATATCAGAGACTCAAAAGACTTGATAATGGACCAACCTTTGGCTCCTTCCTTAGGATTTAATTCAGTGACAAAAAATGTGGGTGCAATAAGAAATAAAGGTATAGAAATCTCACTGAGCTATGATGCCATTAAAGCCCCTTCAGGTTTTAACTGGACGGTAGGTTTCATAGGTTCGAAAGTCTACAATGAAATCACAGAGCTATCTCAAGATCAGTTTATAAACGGTACGAAACTTTGGAAAGTGGGTAATTCAATCTATGATTTCTACTTGGTGGATTATGCTGGTGTAGATCCACAAACAGGAGATGCACTTTATTGGAGAAATGTAATGGATGCTGAAGGAAATCCAACCGGTGAACGTGAGAAGACGACAGATTATGATGGTGCTTTAAATGATTCTAGAAAAGTGGTTGGATCAGCGATTCCAGATTTCCAAGGATCAATTAATAACATGTTCTCTTATAAAGGTTTTGATCTAAGCATCTTAGCGACCTTCTCCTTAGGAGGTAAAATATATGATAATACTTATGCCAATTTAATGATGCCGTCTTATGGTCAGGCCATGAGTACAGATCTTCACGGGGCTTGGCAAAAACCGGGAGATATTACTGATATACCTCGATTAGAAGCAAGAGACGATTCTAATGTCAATAAAAGATCTTCTAGATTCTTAACTGATGCAACTTACTTCGGTATTAGAAACATCACCTTGGGGTATACCTTCCAACCGAATTTGGTGAAGAAGTTAAAAGTTGGATCAATGAGAACGTACATCACAGCGGATAATATCTGGTATTCAACACAACGACAAGGGTTGTACATCAATCCAGCTCGATCAGGGATAACATCCTACAATTATGTTCCTGTACGCACAATTTCAGTTGGTTTAGATCTTACACTTTAA
- a CDS encoding OmpL47-type beta-barrel domain-containing protein, with amino-acid sequence MKTHLLIVLQFFSIALSGQEILNHRQRSHVDSTNKFYQQADLPLYLFVATDINGKDLHQMSIKTNGKFKSEPVFLDGHGVHSFKHFDEIDNVEQRFYVYADGRAPESTLSFFRATKYINNESTIFYGKELVVDLKSEDDMVGVDSIFHSINGIRYLPYEGKINFDKEGDYVFKYYATDKVGNVENVKTKSFIVDHSSPETNYVINGVSVGNTIATNTKLFLETSDSLSGVDDLYYRFNEEEFKSISSKVPLDFSHLEDGDHILEFYAKDNVGNIAEIEKFNFYLDKSAPITAADIIGDRFLVNGKLFFSGRTKLKITAVDNKVGVRDVLYSIDGEDFKSYSDPFYLPSQSGEHIVKFFSIDHLQNRTDAEKDAFLHKVSKFYVDLVGPSLTHQFDGPTFEKEDTIFISNKTKLVLNAKDHESGLQYIAFNKNGQGEEQKYEDAIIIDKEGLHTIDYHGYDNVNNRNTKSVTFMVDTEGPDVFHHFSIDDIGTNNSDKLSLYPHYVSVFLAATDKHTGYKRMFYSINGKQEQPYSGVIDGFKRNKKYNIKIRCVDKLDNEKEYNFAFRTVKKKEEVQE; translated from the coding sequence ATGAAAACTCACTTATTAATTGTATTACAATTCTTCTCAATAGCATTGAGTGGACAGGAAATATTAAATCACCGTCAGCGATCCCATGTTGATTCTACCAATAAGTTTTATCAACAAGCTGACCTGCCTCTATATTTATTTGTAGCTACTGATATTAATGGCAAAGATTTACATCAGATGTCTATTAAAACAAATGGAAAATTTAAATCAGAGCCAGTGTTTTTAGATGGGCATGGTGTTCACTCATTTAAACATTTTGATGAAATCGATAATGTCGAACAACGTTTTTATGTCTATGCCGATGGCAGGGCACCAGAATCGACATTGTCCTTTTTTCGAGCTACGAAATATATAAATAATGAATCAACAATATTTTATGGAAAAGAACTTGTAGTTGATCTTAAAAGTGAGGATGATATGGTTGGGGTGGATAGTATTTTTCATTCCATAAATGGCATTCGATACCTACCTTATGAGGGGAAAATAAATTTTGACAAAGAGGGTGATTATGTTTTCAAATACTATGCTACGGATAAAGTAGGAAATGTTGAAAATGTGAAAACAAAATCATTTATCGTTGACCATTCATCACCAGAAACGAATTATGTAATTAATGGTGTTTCTGTTGGAAATACCATAGCTACCAACACTAAATTATTTCTAGAAACAAGTGATTCTTTGTCTGGTGTAGACGATTTATATTATCGATTTAATGAGGAAGAATTTAAGTCTATTTCTTCAAAAGTACCTCTTGATTTTTCACACTTAGAAGATGGAGACCATATTTTAGAATTTTATGCAAAAGACAATGTAGGTAACATTGCAGAAATAGAAAAATTCAATTTTTATTTAGACAAAAGTGCTCCTATCACCGCTGCTGATATAATAGGTGATCGATTTTTAGTAAATGGTAAACTATTTTTCTCTGGAAGGACAAAATTGAAGATTACAGCAGTAGACAACAAAGTAGGTGTTAGAGATGTTTTGTATTCTATTGATGGGGAGGATTTCAAATCCTATTCGGATCCATTTTATTTGCCATCACAGTCGGGTGAACATATCGTAAAGTTTTTCTCTATTGACCATCTACAAAATAGAACTGATGCAGAGAAAGATGCATTCTTACATAAAGTGAGTAAGTTCTATGTAGATCTTGTGGGCCCAAGTTTAACACATCAATTTGATGGACCTACTTTTGAGAAAGAGGATACTATATTCATAAGCAATAAAACAAAATTGGTTTTAAACGCCAAAGACCATGAATCTGGACTTCAATACATTGCATTTAATAAGAATGGTCAGGGTGAGGAACAAAAATATGAGGATGCCATCATTATAGATAAAGAGGGGCTACATACTATCGATTATCATGGTTACGATAATGTAAATAATCGAAATACCAAATCGGTTACTTTTATGGTCGATACGGAAGGACCAGATGTATTCCATCACTTTTCAATTGATGACATAGGAACGAATAATTCAGATAAATTATCACTTTATCCTCATTATGTATCTGTATTCTTAGCTGCCACAGATAAGCACACAGGGTATAAAAGAATGTTTTATAGTATTAATGGAAAACAAGAACAGCCTTATTCTGGAGTGATAGATGGTTTTAAAAGAAATAAGAAATACAATATTAAAATCCGTTGTGTTGATAAATTGGACAACGAAAAAGAATATAATTTTGCCTTTAGAACAGTAAAAAAGAAAGAAGAAGTACAAGAATAA
- a CDS encoding SpoIIE family protein phosphatase has protein sequence MRRTIFLLLLILLQSFNHFVKAQAKMSDETVQTVLNLEGKKLNSLVDSLGENIPKIPLSKEYQKLIADLLVQRDKFLKRKLYKEASGSLNEVATIYWEHFYLSDARKYFHESLKLNAKIGNHNGIGKLNNNIGMICFDYGDYNLALEYFEITLEQRQKDLKQKDPLLSSLTNVALTHNKLGNYNDAIIHLKSAESVAQKMNEPERIRAIYGMLSETYEKAGDAINAQKYFDLYRTFHELILKQKEVKIQQSIRESELEKKLLQLEKENKELQLVKTQQELLKTENELAESDSANVALTKVATKKELQILTLKQEKDIQRLELKEQEYLNKSQKREHQVRMLILSFFILFLLIIAILIYRSYINKQKANKKLATQKEKIQFQKEQLEIQNTSITQSITYAAYIQKAVLEEVSLLSQYADDSFIFFNPRDLVSGDFYWFKEVTSDDHNKSLIATAVDCTGHGVPGAIMSMIGVKLLDQIVLDEHQTVPSIILDQLHKGIKESLHQEETHLSDGMDMALVNINKKERKVQFSGARNPIIYIQDGELTLIKGNKKSIGDELSVKDDFSYTNHEITLDKTTWIYICSDGFVDQFGGEKGGKYMMKRLKKLLIDHHNKNGDEQLEILKNEFNQWKNNEEQVDDVLVMGIKINIEA, from the coding sequence ATGAGGAGAACTATTTTTCTACTCCTCTTGATTTTGCTACAATCTTTTAATCATTTCGTGAAGGCACAAGCTAAAATGTCTGACGAAACGGTTCAAACAGTTTTAAATCTTGAGGGAAAAAAGCTCAACAGTCTCGTTGATAGCTTAGGTGAGAACATCCCAAAAATTCCATTAAGCAAAGAATACCAAAAATTAATAGCTGATTTATTAGTTCAAAGAGATAAATTTTTAAAAAGAAAGCTCTATAAAGAGGCTTCAGGTAGTCTAAATGAAGTAGCTACAATTTATTGGGAACACTTTTATTTAAGTGATGCGAGAAAATATTTTCATGAATCGCTTAAGTTAAATGCCAAAATCGGAAATCATAATGGTATCGGTAAGTTGAATAATAATATCGGAATGATTTGTTTTGATTATGGGGATTATAACTTAGCACTAGAATATTTTGAGATTACTCTAGAACAAAGACAAAAAGACTTAAAGCAAAAAGATCCTTTGCTATCTTCTTTAACCAATGTTGCTTTAACCCACAATAAATTAGGTAATTATAATGATGCAATTATTCATTTGAAGTCTGCAGAATCGGTTGCTCAGAAAATGAATGAGCCAGAAAGAATACGTGCCATTTATGGTATGCTATCAGAAACATATGAGAAAGCAGGAGATGCCATTAATGCACAAAAATATTTCGATTTGTACAGAACTTTTCATGAGTTGATTCTTAAGCAAAAAGAAGTGAAAATTCAGCAAAGCATTAGGGAATCTGAATTAGAGAAAAAATTATTGCAATTAGAGAAAGAGAATAAAGAATTACAGCTGGTAAAGACGCAACAAGAATTACTTAAAACAGAAAACGAATTGGCAGAAAGTGATTCTGCAAATGTGGCTTTGACCAAAGTAGCCACAAAGAAAGAGCTACAGATATTGACTTTGAAGCAAGAGAAAGATATTCAAAGATTAGAGTTGAAAGAACAGGAATACCTGAATAAATCTCAAAAAAGAGAACATCAGGTGAGGATGTTGATCCTTTCATTCTTTATTCTGTTTCTATTGATCATAGCTATTTTGATATACAGAAGTTATATCAATAAACAAAAGGCGAATAAGAAATTGGCTACTCAGAAGGAAAAAATTCAATTTCAAAAAGAGCAATTAGAAATTCAGAATACAAGCATTACTCAAAGTATCACCTATGCGGCTTATATTCAAAAAGCAGTATTGGAAGAAGTGAGCTTGTTATCACAATATGCCGATGATTCTTTTATCTTTTTCAATCCTAGAGACCTTGTGTCAGGCGACTTTTATTGGTTTAAAGAGGTGACTTCCGATGATCATAATAAATCGTTAATTGCAACCGCAGTGGATTGTACAGGACACGGTGTACCGGGAGCAATTATGTCGATGATTGGTGTGAAATTGTTGGATCAAATTGTCCTTGATGAACATCAGACAGTGCCTAGTATAATACTCGATCAATTGCATAAAGGAATAAAGGAGTCACTACATCAAGAGGAGACACATTTAAGTGATGGGATGGATATGGCATTGGTCAACATCAATAAAAAAGAACGTAAGGTTCAATTTTCTGGCGCCAGAAATCCCATTATTTATATTCAAGATGGTGAGTTGACGCTAATAAAAGGAAATAAAAAATCTATAGGTGATGAGTTATCTGTTAAGGATGATTTTTCTTACACAAATCATGAGATCACTCTGGATAAAACTACTTGGATATATATATGTTCTGATGGTTTCGTTGATCAGTTTGGTGGTGAGAAAGGGGGGAAATATATGATGAAAAGACTAAAGAAATTATTGATCGATCACCATAACAAAAATGGTGATGAGCAATTAGAAATACTCAAAAATGAATTCAACCAGTGGAAAAATAATGAAGAACAAGTAGATGATGTACTTGTAATGGGTATTAAAATCAATATTGAAGCCTAA
- a CDS encoding NAD(P)/FAD-dependent oxidoreductase, whose product MKDVIIIGGGLGGLSLSIQLQRKGMSCVLLEQKTYPFHRVCGEYISYEAWPFLTSLGVDPDQYQLPKINKLRVSSNNGDVLEKTMPQGGRGISRYFLDNLLYEIALKEGVDVRTSCKVNAVYQEITGWEVHTTSGNIKGRTVVGAFGKRSSLDKFFERNYLKKNLSNSRLKNFVGVKYHLEGDFPNDVIELHNYSGGYCGISKVENDKICMCYLSRGQNLKKVRTLKEMESAYLSKNPFLRKYLEFDRAWDKPVSIAKIDFSSKNLIESNIPMIGDAAGLIAPLCGNGMSMSLQSSVMLADLLLDYLNDNLSWDELVEHYKSEWKKTFGKRLFIGRSIQKVFGEEYSTSIMINLLKRMPKVTDKLISSTHGEIF is encoded by the coding sequence ATGAAAGATGTCATAATTATCGGCGGAGGTTTAGGCGGCTTATCATTAAGCATTCAATTACAACGAAAGGGGATGAGTTGTGTTCTTTTAGAACAAAAAACGTATCCTTTCCATAGAGTGTGTGGAGAATATATTAGTTATGAAGCTTGGCCTTTTTTGACTTCTTTAGGGGTAGACCCTGACCAATATCAATTACCTAAAATAAATAAATTAAGAGTCAGTAGTAACAATGGAGATGTTTTGGAAAAAACGATGCCTCAAGGGGGACGTGGTATTTCTAGATATTTCCTAGATAATCTTCTATATGAAATTGCGTTAAAAGAAGGCGTTGATGTTCGTACAAGTTGTAAAGTAAATGCTGTTTATCAAGAAATAACCGGATGGGAAGTTCATACAACAAGTGGAAATATAAAAGGAAGAACGGTGGTAGGTGCTTTTGGGAAACGATCATCACTCGATAAATTCTTCGAAAGAAATTACTTGAAGAAGAACTTATCGAATTCTCGATTGAAAAATTTTGTTGGTGTCAAATATCACTTAGAAGGGGATTTCCCTAATGATGTAATTGAGTTACATAATTATTCAGGTGGTTATTGTGGTATATCAAAAGTGGAGAACGATAAAATATGTATGTGTTACTTATCAAGAGGACAAAACCTAAAGAAGGTAAGAACACTAAAAGAAATGGAAAGTGCTTATTTATCCAAAAATCCATTTCTTAGAAAATATTTAGAGTTTGATAGAGCTTGGGATAAACCTGTAAGTATAGCTAAAATTGATTTTTCGAGTAAAAATCTTATTGAATCGAACATTCCTATGATAGGAGATGCTGCGGGTTTAATTGCTCCACTTTGTGGTAATGGCATGAGTATGTCGTTGCAATCTTCAGTTATGCTAGCAGATTTACTTCTTGATTATTTGAATGATAATTTGTCATGGGATGAATTGGTGGAACACTATAAAAGTGAATGGAAGAAGACTTTTGGTAAACGATTATTTATTGGAAGAAGTATTCAAAAAGTATTTGGGGAAGAGTATTCTACCTCGATCATGATCAATTTATTAAAGAGAATGCCTAAAGTGACAGATAAGCTTATTTCTTCTACTCATGGAGAAATTTTTTAA
- a CDS encoding methyltransferase domain-containing protein, whose translation MSVSFVNRSYELELLDAPNIPTEDLYQNLKELHIINHYLGGYQVMLKGIKNLLKGIDKDQKVRILDIGSGGGDTLKVIHQKLGNKYNLDLVGVDLKSDCIQYSTTNCIGLPIQFIQSDYRNLIHDQEKFDIIVSSLFCHHLDDTSLIELFSWMQNNAKIGGVVNDLHRHPLAYFSIKWITKLLSNSYLVKNDAPLSVARSFKKNDFTKLLEKANVSQYQLKWYWAFRWLLTFKNIGG comes from the coding sequence ATGAGCGTATCTTTTGTCAATAGATCGTATGAGTTAGAACTGTTAGATGCCCCAAACATTCCTACAGAAGACTTATATCAAAACCTAAAGGAACTACACATCATTAACCATTACTTGGGAGGATATCAAGTGATGTTAAAGGGGATAAAAAACTTATTAAAAGGTATAGATAAGGATCAGAAAGTAAGAATACTTGATATTGGATCGGGTGGTGGAGATACCCTAAAAGTGATTCATCAAAAATTAGGAAATAAATATAACCTAGATTTAGTGGGGGTAGATCTGAAATCAGATTGCATTCAATATTCTACAACCAATTGTATTGGGTTACCCATTCAATTTATTCAATCAGATTATAGGAACTTAATTCATGATCAAGAAAAATTTGATATCATAGTAAGTAGCCTTTTTTGTCATCATTTAGATGATACTTCTCTTATCGAGTTGTTTTCTTGGATGCAGAACAATGCAAAAATTGGTGGGGTAGTAAATGATTTACACCGACATCCTTTGGCCTATTTTAGTATCAAGTGGATAACAAAACTACTTTCTAACAGTTACTTAGTGAAAAACGATGCGCCATTATCGGTAGCAAGAAGTTTTAAAAAAAATGATTTTACAAAATTATTAGAGAAAGCCAATGTCTCTCAGTATCAATTAAAATGGTATTGGGCGTTTAGATGGCTTTTAACTTTTAAGAACATAGGGGGATGA